In one window of Fodinibius salicampi DNA:
- a CDS encoding YihY/virulence factor BrkB family protein produces the protein MKLLKNIQELLQVTYKRVSEINIGLYGAAIAFYAIFSTVPLLIIIIWLVSIFLGSELGQAELIKWLSSIAGPNLTEPIQGMIRSSTENMTGFWSSVIASVVLIFGATKLLSQVKYTLNRIWGIENPKIGVVRYFLWDRFKGLLFVGSLSLLFILGLASESVLHVMDQVLMPLFGRDDLFLIQLGSRLTNIVLAFTFFTALFKFLPDIEARFRDIAVGALVTTILVLVGKALVDWYLSASALQPVYKAAGSFVIYLIWIYYNVQVMLIGAIFTQVFTQRFGRRIRPYWNASLRSDWYSGDKYH, from the coding sequence GTGAAACTATTAAAGAATATACAAGAGCTTCTTCAAGTAACCTATAAGCGAGTATCAGAAATTAATATCGGCCTGTATGGCGCTGCTATTGCTTTTTACGCTATATTTTCTACGGTTCCGTTACTGATAATTATTATTTGGCTGGTCAGTATTTTTCTGGGCAGTGAACTGGGACAAGCGGAACTCATAAAATGGTTGAGTTCAATAGCAGGTCCTAATCTTACTGAACCCATACAGGGGATGATCCGGTCTTCAACAGAAAATATGACTGGATTCTGGTCTTCCGTGATTGCCAGTGTTGTACTTATATTTGGTGCCACAAAGCTGCTTTCACAGGTAAAGTATACGCTGAATAGAATATGGGGGATTGAAAATCCGAAAATTGGGGTAGTTAGATATTTTTTATGGGACCGTTTTAAAGGGTTGCTGTTTGTGGGCTCCCTCAGTTTATTATTTATCCTGGGATTAGCTTCTGAAAGCGTGCTGCATGTGATGGATCAAGTGTTGATGCCGCTCTTTGGTAGGGATGACTTGTTTTTAATCCAGCTGGGCAGCAGATTGACCAATATTGTGTTGGCTTTTACCTTTTTTACCGCGTTATTTAAATTTTTACCCGATATCGAAGCCCGCTTCAGGGATATTGCAGTGGGGGCGCTGGTGACTACAATTCTTGTTTTGGTCGGAAAGGCATTGGTTGATTGGTATCTGAGCGCTTCTGCTCTTCAGCCGGTATACAAAGCGGCCGGATCATTTGTGATTTATCTTATTTGGATATACTACAATGTTCAGGTCATGCTAATTGGTGCTATTTTTACACAAGTATTTACACAGCGTTTTGGGCGAAGGATCCGTCCGTATTGGAATGCATCCCTCAGAAGCGATTGGTATTCCGGAGATAAATACCATTAG
- a CDS encoding VCBS repeat-containing protein: protein MYKTIYLLVGLIVLLVSCVNDDGVPENPLFVDLPSDSTGVSFSNSISAEQEFNIFNYRNFYNGGGVAIGDINNDGLDDIYLTSNQGQNVLYINEGDFKFKDITESAGVAGSRPWSTGVTMADVNGDGLLDIYVLNSADIKGNNRKNELFINQGDLTFEEEAGEYNLDDNGYSVHATFFDYDQDGDLDCYLVNNSFKGADENMKRLLRLDRNGISESGGDKLLRNDDGVFTDVSQQAGIYQGEIGFGLGAIVGDINGDHLPDIYVSNDFWERDYLYINQGNGKFSEELVDRTSHISQSSMGSDMADINNDGSMDIFTTDMLPTDHSRIKTMTVFDDYHFEDMNYHGSYHYQYVQNTMQLNNRNGTFSEIGFLSGVAATDWSWGALIFDFTNNGWNDIFVSNGIYRDVTDKDFRNFISDRSNIARIVKEKGEFNILDFLKRMPSQKIKNAAFTNNKNKTFTNRSDSLGFYEPTFSNGAAYGDLDNDGDLDLVVNNIDDETSIFRNNTDRYQNNHFLKVKFEGEGQNSFGIGAHVKLYADGNEQIAENMTSRSFQSSVPPEVYFGLGEANRIDSLKVIWPDHQMQVLKDVKVNQEITLKHSSSTKEFVPVNTEDSSPLIEDITGEMISGNITHKENDYIDFNRTPLLPHMLSTRAPKMASGDVNGDGREDLFVTGGLNDPGKLFIQQNNGSFEPRITPDLIQDNIFEGTAADFFDIDGDGDLDLMVGNGGNQYEQDSAHNELKVYENQGKGNFIRASHMLPEILIDACCVKAHDFDDNGTKDVFIGGRINSQRYGEDPRSYLLENDGNGNWTDITPPELKNPGMVTDAIWTDYDSDGDKDLIVVGEWMPVTFYKNNNGTVEFDYALDQSSGWWSAIKEVDLGRDGQVDYVLGNWGLNSKFKASPKRPLTMFVNDFNDDEETEFLINTYQPGDDTSYPFPTYNDLMSEMPFLQERITSHRQYAEMTYEDIFTNEEREGALKKEVQTLESAILTKHDGKYELQSLPIEAQVSPVYAIVAEDFNDDGLIDILLLGNMHGLKPEVGRLADNYGVFLMNQGDMNFKFIPYDQTDVFIKGEVRDAIRVNVEGENHIIISKNDDDLMIFR, encoded by the coding sequence ATGTATAAGACAATATATTTGTTGGTGGGCTTAATCGTGTTGTTAGTTTCCTGTGTAAATGATGACGGAGTGCCTGAAAATCCTTTATTCGTCGATTTACCGAGTGATAGTACGGGGGTTTCCTTTTCGAATAGTATTTCAGCTGAACAGGAGTTTAATATTTTCAACTACAGAAATTTTTATAACGGGGGCGGTGTAGCCATTGGAGATATCAATAACGACGGTCTTGATGATATTTATTTGACTTCCAATCAGGGCCAAAATGTCCTGTACATCAATGAAGGGGATTTTAAATTTAAAGATATTACAGAATCAGCGGGTGTTGCTGGTAGTCGACCGTGGAGTACGGGAGTTACCATGGCTGATGTCAACGGTGATGGGCTGTTGGATATATATGTCTTAAATTCTGCAGATATTAAAGGTAATAACCGTAAAAATGAACTATTTATAAATCAAGGAGATCTTACCTTTGAAGAGGAGGCTGGGGAGTATAACCTCGATGACAACGGCTACTCTGTCCATGCAACTTTTTTTGACTATGACCAGGATGGAGATTTGGACTGTTACTTGGTGAACAATAGCTTTAAGGGCGCCGATGAAAATATGAAACGGCTGCTTAGGCTCGATCGGAATGGCATAAGCGAGAGTGGAGGAGATAAATTATTGCGAAATGATGATGGAGTATTTACCGATGTAAGCCAGCAGGCAGGTATTTACCAGGGAGAAATTGGTTTCGGATTGGGGGCTATTGTGGGCGATATCAACGGTGATCACCTCCCCGATATTTATGTCAGTAATGATTTTTGGGAACGAGACTATCTCTATATAAATCAGGGAAATGGAAAATTTTCAGAGGAGCTTGTTGACCGGACAAGCCATATATCTCAGTCAAGCATGGGAAGTGATATGGCTGATATCAATAATGATGGAAGCATGGATATCTTTACAACAGATATGCTGCCTACAGATCATTCGAGAATAAAAACGATGACCGTTTTTGATGACTATCATTTTGAAGACATGAATTATCATGGTAGTTATCACTACCAATATGTGCAGAATACCATGCAGCTTAATAATCGGAACGGGACATTCAGTGAAATCGGATTTTTGTCTGGAGTTGCGGCCACTGACTGGAGCTGGGGTGCCCTTATATTTGATTTTACCAACAATGGGTGGAACGATATTTTTGTAAGTAATGGGATCTACCGGGATGTAACTGATAAAGATTTCCGTAATTTTATTAGTGACAGGAGTAATATTGCGAGAATAGTGAAGGAAAAAGGAGAGTTTAATATTTTGGATTTTCTGAAGCGGATGCCTTCACAAAAAATTAAAAATGCAGCCTTCACTAATAACAAGAATAAAACTTTCACGAATAGGTCAGACTCTCTGGGTTTTTATGAACCTACATTTAGCAATGGGGCTGCCTATGGAGATTTGGATAATGACGGAGACTTGGATCTTGTAGTCAATAATATTGATGATGAAACATCAATATTTCGAAATAATACCGATAGATATCAAAATAATCACTTTTTGAAAGTAAAATTTGAAGGTGAAGGGCAAAATTCTTTTGGCATTGGGGCACATGTTAAACTCTATGCTGATGGCAATGAGCAAATTGCTGAAAATATGACTTCACGTAGTTTCCAGAGTTCGGTGCCTCCTGAGGTTTATTTCGGCCTGGGAGAAGCCAACCGAATAGATTCATTAAAAGTGATATGGCCCGATCATCAGATGCAAGTATTGAAAGATGTTAAGGTAAATCAGGAAATAACATTAAAACACTCATCATCAACCAAGGAATTTGTACCCGTAAACACAGAAGATAGCTCGCCATTAATTGAGGATATAACTGGAGAAATGATCTCTGGTAATATCACACATAAAGAAAATGATTATATCGACTTTAATCGCACTCCATTGCTCCCTCATATGCTTTCTACCCGGGCCCCTAAAATGGCTAGCGGAGATGTTAATGGGGATGGTCGGGAAGATCTATTTGTAACCGGGGGACTGAATGATCCGGGAAAGCTCTTTATTCAACAGAATAACGGTAGCTTTGAACCTCGGATTACTCCCGATCTGATTCAGGACAATATCTTTGAAGGTACCGCAGCCGATTTTTTTGATATAGATGGGGATGGAGATTTGGATTTGATGGTTGGCAATGGAGGAAATCAATACGAACAGGATTCAGCCCACAATGAGCTAAAGGTTTATGAAAATCAGGGCAAGGGCAATTTTATTAGGGCTTCCCACATGTTACCTGAAATACTTATTGATGCTTGCTGTGTCAAAGCCCATGATTTTGATGACAATGGAACCAAGGATGTTTTTATAGGGGGAAGGATCAACTCCCAAAGATATGGCGAAGATCCCCGGAGTTATTTGTTGGAAAATGATGGAAATGGGAATTGGACCGATATAACGCCGCCTGAATTAAAAAATCCGGGAATGGTGACCGATGCAATTTGGACCGACTATGACAGCGATGGAGATAAGGATCTGATCGTGGTTGGAGAATGGATGCCGGTTACTTTTTATAAGAATAACAATGGAACAGTTGAGTTTGATTATGCGCTTGATCAGAGCTCTGGTTGGTGGTCTGCTATAAAAGAAGTGGATTTAGGCAGAGATGGCCAGGTGGATTATGTATTAGGTAACTGGGGATTAAATTCAAAATTTAAAGCTTCCCCAAAACGCCCTCTCACCATGTTTGTTAATGACTTCAATGATGACGAGGAAACGGAGTTTCTAATTAATACCTATCAACCCGGTGATGATACTTCTTATCCTTTCCCAACTTATAATGATTTAATGAGTGAAATGCCGTTTTTACAAGAAAGAATTACCAGTCATCGACAGTATGCGGAGATGACCTATGAAGATATATTTACTAATGAAGAGCGTGAAGGCGCTTTGAAAAAAGAAGTTCAAACACTGGAGTCCGCAATATTGACCAAGCATGATGGAAAATATGAATTGCAAAGTTTGCCAATAGAGGCCCAGGTTTCACCAGTGTATGCAATAGTTGCTGAGGATTTTAATGACGACGGTTTGATTGATATCCTGCTTCTTGGAAACATGCATGGACTTAAACCGGAGGTTGGCCGATTGGCCGATAACTACGGGGTATTTTTAATGAATCAGGGAGACATGAACTTCAAATTTATTCCTTATGATCAGACGGATGTTTTTATAAAGGGTGAAGTCAGAGATGCTATTCGCGTAAATGTTGAGGGAGAAAACCATATTATCATTTCTAAGAATGATGATGACCTTATGATATTCAGGTAA
- a CDS encoding VCBS repeat-containing protein encodes MISCSGEETLFQQLDPSETGITFSNQVTGDKERNIISHTNIYNGGGVAIADFNNNGKLDIYFTGNVVDNELYLNQGDFKFKNVTDQAGVAGSERWSSGVAAVDINSDGLMDLYMGATSFEEPEQRSNLLYVNQGVNNEDIPIFKEMSKEYNLADTTHTTMPAFFDYDNDGDLDLFLLVNKFTRHSSMDRYHEKMIKGESITTDRLYRNEGSDSLGHPYFTDVSDEAGILIEGFGLGVNIADLNKDGWKDIYVANDFIANEVVYMNNGDGTFTDKAGELFKHTAYASMGVDIADINNDTHPDVLMVDMRPEDNLRQKTMLQPNSYSAYRNNEKYNYDYQYVRNQLQLYRGDHPETDIPTYSDIGIFAGISETDWSWTPSVTDFNNDGLRDIIITNGFPKDITNHDFATFIEKNYNYLSMEKILEKIPSVKLSNYVFKNNGDLTFQNVTEEWGMDIPSFSNGAAFADLNNDGDLDYVVNNINDSAFVFRNRQAELNPDSNNYLRVRFNGANENRMGLGAILEIKYGDGKKQYHEHTPYRGYLSSVEPIAHFGLGNANSVGELIITWPNGSKEVIRDIKANQVLTVNAVNAAEQDTLIDDQQEQQKSEHLVQEVTEKLGIDYVHQEHDFNDYEIQPLLPHKLSQYGPGLAVGDVNGNGLDDIYISGANGYEGRFLIQQEDGTFSEENLLEGVDSENREEELGVLFFDADRDGDDDLYIASGGYEYEFADEAYQDRLFINKGGKFELAEDALPNYFLASSSTVRAADFDKDGDLDLFVGGRVHPHEYPKPVDSYLLENRTEEGEVRFEIVNDSRAPSLTDLGMISDALWTDFNNDGWPDLILAGEWMSLRFLENDEGTLVDVTQESGLAEYKGWWNSLCGGDFDNDGDTDYVAGNLGTNSYFRASDEYPLRVYANDFDNNGKYDAIPAFYVKNKEGKRVEAPFHIKQDVRKQVPPLNGMFKSYKEFALANMDDILSRFNATETLVKEANYMKSSYIENKGSGEFAITPLPDKAQWAPIYGCMAEDLDSDGNTDLMLVGNDYGMEVSSGRHDALNGLVLMGKGSGSFMVTEFEESGFFVPGDAKALVKLRSANNSYYIAASQNRGPLKVFNNKRAKEYIQAKPLDASAVMNYRDGSSKKVEFYYGSSFLSSSGRFIPKSKEIQSIEITDYEGESRSVSFE; translated from the coding sequence ATGATCTCCTGCTCTGGTGAAGAAACTTTGTTTCAACAGCTGGATCCAAGTGAGACAGGCATTACTTTTAGCAATCAGGTTACCGGAGACAAGGAGAGGAATATTATCAGTCACACGAATATTTATAATGGAGGTGGCGTAGCGATAGCAGATTTTAATAATAATGGGAAACTGGATATTTATTTTACTGGCAATGTCGTTGATAATGAGCTTTATCTGAACCAGGGAGATTTTAAGTTCAAAAATGTTACAGACCAAGCGGGAGTGGCCGGAAGTGAGCGATGGAGTTCAGGAGTTGCCGCCGTGGACATAAATAGTGATGGTCTTATGGATTTATATATGGGGGCTACTTCTTTTGAAGAACCTGAGCAGAGGTCCAACTTATTGTATGTTAATCAGGGAGTTAATAATGAGGATATTCCCATCTTTAAAGAGATGTCGAAGGAATATAATCTGGCAGATACTACACACACTACCATGCCTGCCTTTTTTGATTATGATAATGACGGTGACCTGGATCTGTTTTTGCTGGTTAATAAGTTTACCAGGCATAGTTCAATGGACCGCTACCATGAAAAAATGATTAAGGGAGAATCAATTACTACCGATCGACTATACCGTAACGAAGGATCGGACTCTCTCGGACATCCGTATTTTACGGATGTAAGTGATGAAGCGGGTATTTTAATTGAAGGATTTGGGTTAGGTGTAAACATAGCCGATTTAAATAAGGACGGCTGGAAAGATATCTACGTAGCAAATGACTTTATCGCTAACGAAGTGGTTTATATGAATAATGGGGATGGTACATTTACGGACAAAGCCGGAGAGCTTTTCAAACATACGGCATATGCCTCAATGGGAGTAGATATAGCTGATATTAACAATGATACCCATCCGGATGTACTGATGGTAGATATGCGTCCGGAAGATAATCTCCGGCAAAAGACTATGCTCCAGCCGAATAGTTATTCTGCTTATAGAAATAACGAGAAGTACAATTATGATTACCAATACGTGAGAAATCAGCTGCAATTGTATCGAGGTGATCATCCTGAGACGGATATACCCACATACAGTGATATAGGAATATTTGCTGGTATCTCGGAAACTGACTGGAGCTGGACTCCCTCGGTTACTGATTTTAACAACGATGGACTGCGCGATATCATTATCACGAACGGCTTTCCAAAGGATATCACTAATCACGACTTTGCAACATTTATAGAAAAAAATTATAACTATCTATCGATGGAAAAAATTCTGGAAAAAATCCCATCGGTAAAGCTAAGTAATTATGTATTTAAAAATAATGGAGATCTAACGTTCCAAAATGTAACTGAAGAGTGGGGAATGGATATTCCTTCCTTTTCTAATGGAGCAGCTTTTGCAGACTTGAATAATGACGGAGATCTGGACTATGTCGTTAATAATATCAATGATTCGGCTTTTGTCTTTCGTAATAGGCAAGCGGAGTTAAATCCTGATAGTAACAATTATTTGAGAGTCCGCTTTAATGGAGCGAATGAAAACAGGATGGGGTTAGGGGCCATACTTGAAATAAAGTATGGAGATGGAAAGAAACAATACCATGAGCATACTCCCTACCGCGGTTATTTGTCCAGTGTTGAGCCGATTGCACATTTTGGCCTGGGGAATGCTAATAGTGTTGGTGAGCTAATTATAACCTGGCCGAATGGATCGAAAGAAGTGATCCGAGATATTAAAGCCAACCAGGTGCTAACAGTGAATGCTGTAAATGCAGCAGAACAAGATACACTGATAGATGATCAACAAGAACAACAGAAGTCAGAACATTTAGTACAGGAGGTCACTGAAAAACTTGGAATCGATTACGTTCATCAGGAACACGATTTTAACGACTATGAGATACAGCCACTGCTGCCTCATAAATTGTCGCAGTACGGCCCAGGATTGGCCGTAGGCGATGTCAACGGAAATGGGCTGGATGACATATACATATCAGGAGCCAATGGTTATGAAGGAAGATTTTTGATTCAGCAAGAGGACGGGACCTTTAGTGAGGAAAATTTATTGGAAGGAGTCGATTCCGAAAACAGAGAAGAAGAACTGGGAGTACTGTTTTTTGATGCTGACAGGGATGGCGATGATGATCTGTATATAGCGAGCGGTGGGTACGAGTATGAATTCGCTGATGAAGCCTACCAGGACCGTCTATTTATCAACAAGGGCGGCAAATTTGAACTAGCTGAAGATGCCTTGCCAAACTATTTTCTGGCCAGCAGTTCAACAGTAAGGGCAGCTGATTTTGATAAAGATGGCGATCTGGATCTATTTGTGGGAGGACGGGTTCATCCACATGAATATCCCAAACCGGTGGACAGTTATTTGTTGGAAAATAGGACTGAAGAGGGAGAAGTACGATTTGAGATCGTCAATGATTCCAGGGCGCCCTCACTAACTGATTTAGGTATGATCTCAGATGCTCTTTGGACAGACTTTAACAACGACGGATGGCCTGATTTAATTTTAGCCGGGGAGTGGATGTCTCTTCGGTTTTTAGAAAATGATGAGGGTACTTTAGTCGATGTAACTCAGGAATCTGGCCTAGCTGAGTACAAGGGATGGTGGAATAGCCTGTGTGGCGGTGACTTTGATAACGATGGAGATACAGATTATGTGGCGGGGAACCTTGGGACAAATTCGTACTTCAGAGCTAGCGATGAATATCCGCTGCGTGTTTATGCAAATGATTTTGACAATAATGGCAAATACGACGCTATCCCTGCATTTTACGTCAAAAATAAGGAAGGCAAAAGAGTAGAAGCTCCATTCCATATCAAACAGGATGTGCGAAAACAGGTACCGCCGTTGAACGGAATGTTTAAATCATATAAAGAATTTGCATTGGCCAACATGGATGATATTCTCTCAAGATTTAATGCTACAGAAACATTGGTGAAAGAAGCGAACTATATGAAATCATCGTATATTGAAAATAAGGGCAGCGGTGAATTTGCTATTACCCCATTGCCTGATAAAGCACAATGGGCTCCAATATACGGATGTATGGCCGAAGACCTTGATAGTGATGGAAATACTGATTTAATGCTTGTCGGAAATGATTACGGTATGGAGGTCTCTTCCGGCCGGCATGATGCATTAAACGGATTGGTTTTAATGGGAAAAGGAAGCGGCAGCTTCATGGTTACTGAATTTGAAGAGAGCGGCTTCTTTGTGCCGGGGGATGCAAAAGCCTTGGTAAAATTGCGAAGTGCAAATAATTCATATTATATAGCGGCCAGCCAAAACAGAGGTCCCTTAAAGGTTTTCAACAATAAGCGAGCAAAAGAATATATACAGGCAAAGCCGCTGGATGCATCCGCAGTTATGAATTACCGGGATGGGAGTAGTAAAAAAGTAGAATTCTATTATGGCTCCTCCTTCCTTTCTTCCTCCGGACGTTTTATTCCGAAAAGTAAAGAAATACAATCCATAGAAATTACTGACTATGAGGGAGAATCGAGATCAGTCTCATTTGAATAA
- a CDS encoding glycoside hydrolase family 3 protein: MKPLILSLALLFTFAGSACSQQDTNESHTEDVSLNKKIGEMLNIGFRGMTIADTNHIVRDITKYHLGGVTLFDYDVPLGKAERNIKSPEQLKTLINDLQSLSETPLIVAIDQEGGKVARLKPNRGFPASVSAQYLGQLNNLDSTRYYARQTAEMLSDLGINTNLAPVVDVNTNPDNPVIGGLERSFSSDPQEVTNHAKTYIKVLHEHDILTTLKHFPGHGSSEKDSHLGVVDVTDTWSANELIPYRELIDSGLVDLIMTAHIYNARWDSSYPATLSKPVITGMLRDSLSYDGVVISDDLMMGAIRKEYGLKTAIRQAINAGVDILSFANNSVYDPEIVPKANRLIKELLKEGEISEDQIDQSYNRIITVKEEL, from the coding sequence ATGAAACCACTAATACTCTCACTTGCCTTACTTTTTACCTTTGCTGGCAGTGCGTGCAGCCAGCAGGATACCAACGAATCACATACTGAAGATGTCTCTCTCAATAAAAAAATTGGAGAAATGCTGAACATTGGTTTCCGGGGGATGACTATTGCAGATACCAATCATATCGTACGAGATATCACCAAATACCATCTGGGCGGTGTCACTTTATTTGATTATGATGTACCCCTCGGCAAGGCGGAAAGAAATATCAAGTCACCAGAGCAGTTAAAAACCCTGATAAATGACTTGCAATCGCTCTCCGAAACTCCTTTGATCGTAGCCATTGATCAGGAAGGAGGAAAAGTAGCGAGACTTAAACCTAATCGCGGTTTCCCGGCCTCTGTATCCGCACAGTATCTGGGTCAACTAAATAATTTGGACAGTACCCGTTATTATGCCCGACAAACAGCGGAAATGCTTTCTGACCTCGGTATAAATACCAATCTTGCACCGGTAGTGGACGTCAATACCAATCCGGATAACCCGGTTATTGGTGGACTTGAACGTAGTTTTTCCTCAGATCCACAGGAAGTTACAAATCATGCCAAAACCTATATAAAGGTCCTTCATGAACATGATATCTTAACTACCTTAAAACACTTCCCCGGGCACGGGAGCTCAGAAAAAGACTCACATCTTGGGGTTGTAGATGTGACGGATACCTGGTCAGCTAATGAACTCATTCCTTACCGGGAGCTCATTGACTCAGGCTTGGTCGATTTAATTATGACTGCTCATATTTACAACGCCCGATGGGATTCCTCCTATCCGGCAACTTTATCCAAACCGGTCATTACCGGGATGCTTCGGGACAGCCTTAGCTATGACGGAGTCGTAATCTCTGATGATCTGATGATGGGAGCTATTCGCAAAGAATACGGACTTAAAACGGCTATCCGGCAGGCAATCAATGCCGGGGTCGATATTCTTTCTTTTGCTAATAACTCCGTATATGACCCAGAGATCGTTCCCAAAGCAAACCGCCTTATTAAAGAACTACTAAAGGAGGGAGAAATATCCGAAGATCAAATTGACCAGTCTTATAACCGTATAATAACGGTGAAGGAGGAGTTGTAA
- a CDS encoding FG-GAP-like repeat-containing protein, whose protein sequence is MNKTYIRVLFTLFICFMLGCQSDNSSPGATDINMREGERLANQYCGSCHAPVAPRYLDKETWQDNILPVMAPKLGIRVYRKKQYYPDPKGSQVSIEEWQKIVRFFAQNAPDSLEIPSSNHQVKKDSSLFSIRKPHQADTSKNVAANTLVAFHPSNHTIYTSDGTQKRLFRWNRDLEPSPIEELKIAGVHSSFLKDSTGQQYGIFTSIGTLPPVDIANGKVWELNMENDSIRTIAEGLPRPVHSVSGDFNNNGLQDWVVCGFGHQKGGLYLLEQQGNRQFKKKIIRPVPGAVDAETGDFNSDGWLDIMVLFAHGDEGIWLMLNDKKGGFNQDNIIRLPPVYGSTSFQLEDFNRDGNIDILYTSGDNADYSQILKPYHGIYIFINQGDFTFEQEYFYQLNGATEAVAKDFDGDGDLDIVAHAFFADLKNDPSESFVYLEQDQPLSFTPKTLDIHHLGRWLTMDVGDFEGDGDLDIILGNHSRQFIGEGNLNQNWNTSLPFILLLNNTQ, encoded by the coding sequence ATGAATAAAACATATATCAGAGTACTGTTTACATTATTTATTTGTTTCATGTTGGGGTGTCAGAGTGATAATTCTTCCCCCGGGGCTACGGATATTAATATGCGGGAAGGAGAAAGACTGGCAAATCAATATTGTGGTAGTTGCCATGCGCCTGTAGCTCCCAGATATTTGGATAAAGAGACTTGGCAGGATAATATATTACCTGTAATGGCACCTAAATTAGGTATCAGGGTATATAGAAAAAAGCAATACTACCCGGATCCCAAAGGTTCGCAAGTTTCCATTGAAGAGTGGCAGAAAATTGTTAGATTCTTTGCACAAAATGCTCCCGATTCTCTTGAAATTCCTTCTAGCAATCACCAGGTAAAGAAGGATTCTTCTCTGTTTTCAATCCGTAAGCCTCACCAAGCCGATACCTCGAAAAATGTTGCTGCTAACACCTTGGTCGCTTTTCATCCTTCCAACCATACCATCTATACCAGTGATGGCACGCAGAAAAGGCTATTCCGGTGGAACCGTGATTTAGAGCCTTCTCCCATTGAAGAGTTAAAAATAGCAGGAGTCCACAGTTCATTTTTGAAAGACTCAACGGGACAGCAATACGGAATATTTACATCAATTGGGACATTGCCTCCTGTAGATATTGCAAACGGGAAGGTGTGGGAATTAAATATGGAAAATGATTCTATTAGAACTATTGCCGAAGGGCTTCCACGACCTGTACATTCTGTTAGTGGCGACTTTAATAATAATGGGCTCCAAGACTGGGTCGTCTGTGGTTTTGGTCATCAAAAAGGAGGACTATATCTGCTTGAACAGCAGGGTAATCGCCAATTTAAGAAAAAAATTATTCGTCCGGTCCCGGGAGCAGTTGATGCCGAAACCGGCGATTTTAACAGTGATGGTTGGCTCGATATTATGGTATTGTTCGCGCATGGAGATGAAGGTATCTGGTTGATGCTAAATGATAAAAAAGGCGGATTTAATCAAGATAATATTATTCGTTTACCGCCTGTTTACGGTTCAACCAGTTTCCAGCTGGAAGATTTTAATAGGGATGGGAATATTGATATCCTCTATACCTCAGGTGATAATGCAGATTATTCACAGATTTTAAAACCCTATCATGGCATCTATATTTTCATCAATCAGGGAGATTTTACCTTTGAGCAGGAATACTTTTATCAACTGAATGGTGCAACAGAGGCGGTTGCTAAAGATTTTGATGGCGATGGCGATTTAGATATTGTAGCCCATGCATTCTTCGCTGATCTTAAAAATGATCCCTCGGAATCTTTTGTCTATCTGGAACAAGATCAGCCCTTATCATTTACCCCTAAGACGCTTGATATTCACCATTTGGGTCGTTGGTTAACCATGGATGTAGGTGATTTTGAAGGAGATGGCGATTTGGATATCATATTGGGTAATCATTCCCGGCAGTTTATTGGTGAGGGGAATTTAAACCAAAACTGGAATACAAGCTTACCTTTTATACTGTTATTGAATAATACGCAATAA
- a CDS encoding DinB family protein: MQYSYSWYIHQFEESKEQANQFLHSIDNTYFLRRPNQDQWCVAECYDHLIKFGNIYLDNLSEQLSTAQQAGELPPTFPPRWLWKKVADFFEPPYTLKLSTISSMQPDIIQAEYTKADLLNKYIELQDRYINQLKHSKDKAIHLNEMWIPHPIMSFLKLSASEYYLLAAAHQRRHQWQAEQILDTLKNS; this comes from the coding sequence ATGCAATATAGCTATAGTTGGTATATCCATCAGTTTGAGGAATCTAAAGAACAGGCGAATCAATTCCTTCATTCCATTGATAATACATACTTCTTACGACGTCCCAACCAAGACCAATGGTGTGTTGCCGAATGCTACGACCATCTCATTAAATTTGGAAATATTTACCTGGATAATTTGTCGGAGCAGCTTTCCACAGCTCAACAAGCTGGTGAGCTTCCACCAACCTTCCCACCACGTTGGCTATGGAAAAAAGTGGCGGATTTCTTTGAGCCTCCCTATACCCTCAAGCTTAGTACCATTTCCTCGATGCAGCCTGATATAATACAGGCCGAGTATACTAAAGCGGATTTATTAAATAAATATATCGAACTACAGGACCGATACATCAATCAATTGAAACATTCCAAAGATAAGGCCATTCATTTAAATGAAATGTGGATCCCTCATCCTATCATGTCCTTTTTAAAACTAAGTGCCTCAGAATATTACCTGTTAGCGGCCGCCCATCAGCGGCGCCACCAGTGGCAGGCTGAGCAGATATTGGATACCTTAAAAAATAGCTAA